The following nucleotide sequence is from Deltaproteobacteria bacterium.
CGAGCCCAAAATAACCCATGTGCTAGAGGATTACCTCAAAGCGATCTATGTGCTGACGGAAGAATCTCAGCCGGTGATCGCCGCCCGCATGGCGGCCGAGACTGGCGTGTCGGCGTCGACCATCTTCGCAACCCTGCGGCGTTTGGAAAAAGATGGTTATGTGACGGTTAACAAGCGCAAAGAGATTCATCTGACGGCTGACGGCAGGAAGATCGCCGAGAAGATTGTCCGGCGCCATTTCTTGACTGAACGATTTTTGACGGACTTGCTCGGTTTAGATTGGGTAAAGGCCCACCAAGAAGCGCATCGTTTGGAACATGCGATTTCTCAGGAAGTCGAAGAACGGCTGGCCAAGCTGCTCAACAACCCGACGACTTGTCCCCATGGCAATCCGATTCCAGGCGCGAGTCAGGGCGCCTTGACCAAAACCATTCCGCTCAATGAAGCGATTGACGATCAGATGGTGGAGCTGGACTATATTACTGAAGGCGGCGAGCGCGACGTGCGTTTATTGGCATTTCTCCAAGATCACGGCTTGGTGCCTGGCGCTCGGGTTCAGGTGATCGATGTCGCGCCGTCGTTGGGTATGATGACGCTCAAAGTGGCGGACGACCAATTCTCTCTGGGAATCGAGGCAGCAAAAAAGATCCGCGTGCATTAGCCGGGATCGGCCGCAATTAAAACTTAAACCGCGCTAACCGACGGTTCCACTTCGCTGACGGCGCCGGCTTGCGCGCGCCGTTGATCCAACTCGCCGGTGAGAAATTCGATCTGATCGCCGATCGGCGCATCGCGGTCGATTAAGATCACTTCCTGGCCATTAATCAAACAGCGGCCGCTATGGGCGCGGTAACCGGCTTCACGCAGCAGCTTTTCCGTGCGCACGAGGATATTCATTTCCTTGGCGCCGGCGATCAATTTTTGGAGGCGGATTTCCTGGCGGTTCTTGGGTTGTGACATTGCTGACGTTTTCCAACGTCGAACCAAAGTATCGCGCAAAGCTGCCATGTTGTAAACCGTCTCGGCGATTTTCTTCTTGCAAAAATAGTCCGCCCTGTTATCGTTCGGCCAACGGCAAGAGGGGGCGATATGATCAAAAACATTCTCATTCCTCTCGACGGTTCCGGGCATGCGAAAGCGGCGCTCGATTATGCGATTTGGTTGGCCCGGGGCTTCAACGGCACGCTGCTCGGCCAACATGTGATCGATACGGTGTCCATCGAAGGCACCTTCTTCCATGACATTTCCGGTTCCTTAGGCTTCGAACCCTATCTCGATTTTTCCTCCAAGATGCGCGAGATTCTCGAAGAGCGTGGTAAGGCGATCCTCGACGATTTCGCCGCTGCCTGCGCCGCCAAGGGGCTGCGCTGCCAAACCTTTCTCGATATGGGACTGATCGCCAACGAAATCTGCGAGCGGGCGAATACCG
It contains:
- a CDS encoding metal-dependent transcriptional regulator; amino-acid sequence: MAEPKITHVLEDYLKAIYVLTEESQPVIAARMAAETGVSASTIFATLRRLEKDGYVTVNKRKEIHLTADGRKIAEKIVRRHFLTERFLTDLLGLDWVKAHQEAHRLEHAISQEVEERLAKLLNNPTTCPHGNPIPGASQGALTKTIPLNEAIDDQMVELDYITEGGERDVRLLAFLQDHGLVPGARVQVIDVAPSLGMMTLKVADDQFSLGIEAAKKIRVH